TCGGGTTCTGGTCGACGATCAGAAAGACATCATACACAGTTTGAGCGTCTGTGATCTGGTTGTCAGCGTTTTTTCAACCTGTGGTTTTGATAATTTATATCTCAATGAAATTTCCCCCCGGCCGTTTAATACAAGTGTCTACCTGTGGTTTGAGCCTGCTATGATTGAATGGTGGCGTCAGTACAGTGGTTTGACGCAGATGCCGCTGGTGGAAGAGGGATTGTTGCTCTCGCCGGAGTCTGAGGAAAGCATTCTTGAGGTTTTTGAGAAAGGGCTGGATCCGCAAGTGCGTCAAATTCTGTGGCAAAGAGCCAAGCAGCACCTTCCGGATGCCTCGCTGGCGGTGGACACTTTAATTAATACTTTGGTGGACGATTTCAATGCAGATGTATGACTGGCAAGAAGTAGCCGTCGGCGAAACCGACGACATCCGTACTGCTTTAAGCGTGCTGGACAGCGCTTCCCTGCAGATTGTGCTGGTGGTGTCCGAGGAGCAGGCGTTGCTTGGAACCGTTACGGATGGTGATGTCCGCCGTGCGCTTTTGCGTGGCGAGTCCCTCGACAGCCCAGTGGTAAAGGCGATGAATCCGACTCCGGTAACCGGTACTTCCAACGATAGCGAAACTGCCTGGCGCAAGATTCTGTTTGAGCATTCTCTGCGCCATTTACCGATTCTAGACCAGTGGCGGCGCATCAAAGGCCTGTATTACGGTAAACAGAGTATTCAGGCCTGTGAGAATCCGGTGGTTCTGATGCTGGGAGGGATGGGAATGCGTTTGCGTCCTTTGACGGAGACGGTACCCAAACCGATGCTGAAGGTCGGTGATAAGCCCATTCTGGAAACCATTGTCAGTCATATTGCGGAACAGGGGTTTACCGAATTTTATTTCTGTATCAATTACCTTGGCGAGCAGATTCGAGCCTATTTCGGTCATGGCGAGCGCTGGGGGATTCGCATTTACTATATCGAAGAAAACGAACGCCTGGGTACCGCCGGGGCATTGAGTCTTTTACCTTCTAAGCCCGATAAGCCGTTTATTGTGATGAATGGCGACCTGCTGACCAAAATTGATTTGCGTTCGCTGCTGAATTTTCATCAGGATCATCAGAACGAAGTCACTGCCTGCGTGCGCGAATATTCGCAGCAGGTGCCTTACGGGGTTATGGAGCTGGAAGAAGGGACGGTCTCGCAGATTGTCGAAAAGCCTGTGTATCGCTATTTTGTGAATGCCGGTATTTATGCCTTGTCGCCAACGGCTTTAAGTCTGGTTCCGGATGCCAGTTTCTACGATATGACGACCCTGATGGATGATCTTCTGGACGATCA
This is a stretch of genomic DNA from Thiomicrorhabdus sp.. It encodes these proteins:
- a CDS encoding nucleotidyltransferase family protein; protein product: MQMYDWQEVAVGETDDIRTALSVLDSASLQIVLVVSEEQALLGTVTDGDVRRALLRGESLDSPVVKAMNPTPVTGTSNDSETAWRKILFEHSLRHLPILDQWRRIKGLYYGKQSIQACENPVVLMLGGMGMRLRPLTETVPKPMLKVGDKPILETIVSHIAEQGFTEFYFCINYLGEQIRAYFGHGERWGIRIYYIEENERLGTAGALSLLPSKPDKPFIVMNGDLLTKIDLRSLLNFHQDHQNEVTACVREYSQQVPYGVMELEEGTVSQIVEKPVYRYFVNAGIYALSPTALSLVPDASFYDMTTLMDDLLDDQRRVGGFPLTEYWMDIGQMPDFEQAQVDYDVHFTKLHQASWKN